The sequence below is a genomic window from Anopheles cruzii chromosome 3, idAnoCruzAS_RS32_06, whole genome shotgun sequence.
AACTTCATCGACAGTACTGTCCACCCGGTCCATATCAAAGCTAGTGGCGCAATCAGAACAGCATTCTATATAAAAGTGTGTCCACTTGCGTCGACCGCTCCATTTGAGCTTcacagaaacagagagagagagtgttcgCAGCAGCGAAGCCTTATAGTGCTCATCCTTACCCATCACTGCCATGATCGTGCCGTCAGGAGCCCGTGTGCTCAGTGTGCTGTGTATCTTGGCAGTGGTTGCTCCCGAAAGATTCACGTTCCTGCACGGCTGCCGGTCCGGTGGTTGTATCACGCAGCAAGGTTGTGTTCCACGGTACAGCCGTTCCAGTACGGCCCTTTACTGTCAACGGTGCGTCATCGAACGTTGTCAAACCCAAGTGGAGCGCGCGAGCCCGCGACAAGTCTGCTATCACATCACCTCACTGGCCAGTGGCCAACGGTTGGCCGCGGTGGAGAACTACGACCGACGGTTGCGCCAGCCGAGGTATGCCTCGGTCGTGGCCAGCGATCGGACCGATGTGCAGGGCCACGACAAGTGGCATCTGTTTGTGGGACCCTCCAACAACTACTACATTCGTAACTTCCGCACGGGCGAGTATCTGAGGGCGAACGACAACAACTTTGCGTACCTGGCGCAGGGTCGGCCGACAGATGAGAGCTTTCTCTTCAAACCTCGCCTTGTCCAGGGTGCCTGGACGTGTGTGCTGCTCCAGTCGGTCTGCTACGGTGGCTATCTGTACGGCGAGCGATACTCGGCCACCAGCAACTATGTGCTACTGACTCCAGATCTCCAGCGGTGCTACCAGGAAAGCCTGTGGAGCATTACCTCGGTATACTGTTGAGTGGTCACCGTTTTTGCGTCGCGCAACTTAATTGTGTTCAACAATCATGCAGCATTTAATTTCGAGACTTGTGGACCGTTCAGATATGAAACAGAATCGGTGAGCAAAGAACAAACTAAATTCATCACAGTGATTGCGATTAAAGCTGTTTGCagtgaaaataaaccaacgtccttgttcgatgtttcgtttttcgttcgctcttcAATGTACAACCTGAAATCGGCTGACAATTGTCGTggtctgttaaaaaaatatcgaaaacttgtgtttcctttttaccaaattattttatttattcatgaacaTCTATTTTGTACCCTTCAAAGTAATCCACATTAGATTTTATAGActtgtgccaacgttttttccaatcctccaaacacttcaaaaaatcataTTTTGTGACCTTTTTCAACTTCTTCTTCGAAGCCGTTGCCTTAATCGTAGCGTAGCTTCGTCTTTTCATGGGTCCCTGCAGTTTtggaatgaagaaaaagtcgCAGGAGGTCAGATCTGGGGAATTTGGTGTCGTATTGCGTCTAACTAAGGAGTAATATTCCTTACTGACCGTTTTGCCCTAAggcaagaactcatgatgcaccacgtcCCAGCAaccgaagaaaactgtaaagctggggccacacgaagcgtaaaaccgagcgtaaaagcaatttgtaatgccaaatcgtttgcgcttatgtcaaaaagttTAGGCCTCCATCGAGACGTAAAAACAAGCGTAAGACCGAGTGTCAACACTGTTTGCAAagggtttgtttacaaacagagaataatgtaagttcttatttgctggtacagcaacaaaatctaaaacagcagaaaaaattattcagaaatcaacttaccccttcgatttctattttctcaagtcaaaaacacgaatgaaaacacgtttgacatttcagtataaacttttttatattttaagcctgccacacgaagcataaatGATTTGgcattaataatttttttaatgctcggttttatgcttcgtgtggccgcATCTTAATACTTgtgtcgcgatactttttgaacagacctCGTAATTTAGCGTTCGAGCACATAAAAACTACAAATCAAAGGCTCTTCTCGATGAATAAGAATCATTTGAAATTTGTAAAAAATTACCACTTTTCTTATAGAACATACTAGAATAATTCCAAACTAGTTCCTGATGTTGGGCTTATGTAAATGGCATCCGGACAGGAATTCATTAGCAACCACCCGTGGTGTCCCGTGCTCCAACATTGCGACGTTCCCTCGTCAGGCCTGGCGTGTTGCCAAAACCGGTAAAAAAGACAATTTGTTCCGCCCCGTCACACTGCTCAGAAGTCAATTAAAAGAAGCCTAACGATTCTTGTTTTGCCGCCCCTAAGCTGCAGAACTAGAACTTACCCCAAAGTGCCAGCCAAGCCCGCCGAAAAGGGGCCAGCCATTTTCGCGACACGTAAAAGGGCTTTAGCTGCCAGCCGCTTTCTAGCCGTCCCGTTCCAGGCAGCTTCCGAAAGCCTCAGCATCACAGCGAACtgaccccaaaaaggggcatTCTGGCCAGCGGCAAAGGGAAATAACCCGGAGGTCCTTTTCTCGTTCGACGCCGAAAAAAATGCACGCCGAAATCACACCGAAACCCAGCGTAGCGTAAAAATCTCATTTTATGCAACGATGATGCAACACCGTAGCGAGCgacgtgtttttttcctgttgcAATTCGATGTCCCAGTGCCCCGGCCGGGCCATTTCAGATCGCTTTAATGCGTCTTCTGCAACTACGGTGTCCAACTTCTTGCCCTCGGTAGGACTAGGAAAGGTCCCAGCGTCCTCTAGGAGAGCGCCCAAGATGTGACACGTAAATTCATAACGAGTATTTCggaggcacaaaaaaagggggtcacaatgaaaatgaaaacacaaaaacacaccccGAAAACAGTGCGCCCTGGAAATGACGGAGACTggaaactaattaaatttgtGCAAAACTTTCCGCTTCCTTTGCAACCCCTTTGGCCTCCGCCATTAGCTCCGTTTAGGGGAGAGAACGCGTGTGTTGTTCGCGTCTTCCCGAGGCTGCTTCCGTTACTTGCTGCACCGTTCGGGGACTTTTGTTAAGAAACACTAGCTCACCGTTCGAGTGAAGCCGGGAGCCGGATGCAACGAACGAACCGGCGAACCAATTCGGCCctcgaccggcgaccggggaCCGGACATAAATTAGAGCGAAAAAGTGGACTTTGTTATGGACCCAATTACAGCGCGTTTTTGGCAATGCATTGCCGGGCAGATGCTCCGCTGCCGTAGCTTCCCGGACCTTTGAGGGACGGCgtaaaaaaatgcaattttcgAATCAAGAAGCGTGGCGCTGAGGAATGTCGGGAGGCTGGGCTGtaaccgaaagcgaaagaagatTGAACCTAGGAGCGGCTAGTTCAAGCCgctatttgtttttcttttttcccaagCATCCTTGCACAATGTTGCACGGACTTGGAGGACCCGACCGGCCCCGGGTCCGATTATGCAAACTCGAAAATCTTGTCTCCGTCGACGAGTTCGAGCCGGCCAGAGCATAGTGCTTCAAtctttctcgctcgcaccCCCTTTGAAGAATCGGGGGCATCATTGGCATTTCGCTGCCAACGCGGCACTTGCAGGACGTTTGTTGCTCCTAATCCCCTTCGGTGTGTGAATCGCACGGGAAACAACACAATCTGCCATCCCGTCGGAGCGCAACGCGGATTGCTCGGAAAAGGAgcttcgccagccagcgccggagccggatgatAATGAATACACATTTCCGGACGCACAATTCCAGTGCAAATCACTGTGGAAAGACGGCTCCAAGACTGAGACTACCAAgtgtccgggccgggccgggacacacaaacaccaagCTCAGGCCAGCGCCCCACAAGATCCATCCTTTCTCGTCGCACGGTGCGCGGCCAACCTGAAGCGGACGATTCGAGAAGAAGCTTCGAGAAAAACGAAGATAAACACATTCCCGGATTGTGTTTGCAGCGGAAAATAGCGGAGCTGGCAGGAATGGCAACAACATTGTGACACGCTGCACGGTCGCTGTGTTTCGAATGGGAGTCTCCGGCGGCCGCTGTCTTTGCCAACACGAGCTCGAACAAAGCCTCCGCGTGCACTATGATATCATGTTGAAGCCAAAGACCGACCAATGACCGACTTCGGCAAGGATTTGTTTGCGAGAAGCATACATTTAACACTAGCACAGGGCAACATAATAATGCGCTCTTCACAGACGCATAATTCTCGAAAATAATTCCTCAAAAAATAGGGAGGAAATATTGTTCCCAATGCTGGGCTTTGTTTCAGTGACAGTGAAGAAACAAATGCTGACAACGTGGACAGTCGGCTGGCAGCATTCTTCCTCTGtgtcaaacatcaaacattcTAGCGTCTCTCTCCTTGGGGACAACACAATCAGccaccgctaccaccaccgggaccTACTCCCGGGCCACCCGTTGCCCGTTGcccgttttccatttccaatttCAGGAAAATGCACATAATTACGACATTCATTGGCCGTTCATCGTCGCGTTTCGCTCGCCTGCATCGTGCACCGTTTAAAAgtgccgtcggtcggtcggtcggtcgggttttgTCCACTTTGTTTGCCCTTTtgttctgctgctgggggAATGTGTTTAGATCGAGGAATTTTACGCTCCAGCAATCGcaggcggccgcggcagcgaTGAGACAATTGGGAGAAATTAAAGAACGGTTTGTGCTCTAATTGCCCGTGCTTTAAGCTAAACGAGTTTTCCACGGGTGTATCGTCGACGGCATTCCACGGTGGTAGGAAAGGAAAGTGTGCTTCAAAGTGTTTTATTCtaaactagcagttcccggcgcgcgtcgctgcgcctcatttcatccttctttctcgattgggaggcgtttcatagacttcttggtgacgtatccgatccttttcacttcccgttactcctccttttcagacgatcgggcttcccggtagcgtattcgttcagtttcccgtcccaccttacgttactccttcgtttcccggtgccgtatccgatcagcttccgttttcgcttc
It includes:
- the LOC128273252 gene encoding uncharacterized protein LOC128273252, producing MIVPSGARVLSVLCILAVVAPERFTFLHGCRSGGCITQQGCVPRYSRSSTALYCQRCVIERCQTQVERASPRQVCYHITSLASGQRLAAVENYDRRLRQPRYASVVASDRTDVQGHDKWHLFVGPSNNYYIRNFRTGEYLRANDNNFAYLAQGRPTDESFLFKPRLVQGAWTCVLLQSVCYGGYLYGERYSATSNYVLLTPDLQRCYQESLWSITSVYC